Part of the Permianibacter fluminis genome, GGCACTACGGAATCCCTGTTGCTGCATCGCAAGCAGCATGCGCTGTCATTGCGAATCACCCGTTCTGCGCCGGCATTGCTGGGGTGCATGCCGTTATGGGATTTGTCGGGTGCCGACTATGTGCTGGAGCAACAGGATGAGGTCCTGCTGTTGCTGCCAAAACATCAGCCGGATGGCGCACTGGCAAGCTCAGGCATGAATGCCATTCCGACGGTGATCGCACTGTCCGCGTCATCACCGTTTCGGGTCGAACCGGATTGGAAGGCATCGACCTCAACGCGACAGATCCTGTCGCTGGATCAGGCGTCGCTGGCACCTCGAATGGTCAGCACCGAGCCGGTCACGCAATTCACTGTGCATGTCGCTTTCGGCTTCAGCCGGGAGGAGGCCGTGCAAAAAGCGCGGGCGCTGGCGCAAGCGGATTCCTGGCGCGCCGAGCTGGGGTCGGTGTATCGGGATTTGACGCGCAGTCAATTGTGGACCTCTGACGCCGAATACAACCGCGCACTGGTGTGGGCCAAAGCCAGCGCCAGTGCCTTCGTGGTCGAGCAGTTTGGTCATGGCATCTGGGCCGGTCTGCCTTGGTTTCGCGACAATTGGGGCCGCGATACGTTTATCGCCTTGCCGGGCACCCTGCTGGTGGCGGGTCGCTTTGATGAAGCCAAGGCGGTGCTGGACAATTTTGCCCGGTTGCAGTTGCGCGGCGATCTGAGCGAACCGAATTACGGCCGCATTCCGAACCGGGTTGCGGCCGGTCAGCCAGCGATTTACAACACGGTTGACGGCACACCCTGGTTGATTCGCGAAGCGCTGGAATACGCCCGCTACAGTGGCGATGAAGCGTTTGCCGAAACCATGCTGCCGCTGATCCGCGACTATGTGAAAGGCGTGGAGGCGCACTGGCTCGATGGCAACGGCTTGCTGCAGCATGACGATGCCGATACTTGGATGGATGCCCGCATTGCCAATCAGCAGGCCTGGTCGCCGCGCGGCAACCGTGCGGTAGAAATTCAGGCGCTGTGGTTTACCGCGCTGGAAGCGGGCGCAACGCTGGCACGGCGGGCCGGCTTGGCGGACGAAGCCGCGCGCTACGCTGCCATGGCGGCGCGCGTGCAACAGCAGTTTCCGCGGTTGTTTTGGGACGGCGAGCGCATGGCCGATCGCGTACGGCCGGATGACAGTCGTGATCTGAGCTTGCGCCCGAATCAGTTGTTGCTGGTGTCCATTCCGGATTCTGCGTTCATTCCTGAACCGATGCAGGCGCGCGTGATCCGAAACGCGGTATCCGGCCTGCTGTATCCCTACGGCATTGCCTCGCTCGACCCGCAGCATGCCAATTTCCATCCGCGCCATGAAAATCCGGCGTTTCATCACAAGGACGCGGCCTACCACAACGGCACGATTTGGGGCTGGAATGCAGGGTTTACGGTGACGGCGCTGAACAAATTTGGCTATCAGGATCTCGCCTGGCAACTGAGCCGGAATTTGACCGATCAGATTCTGTACCTTGGCACGCGCGGCAGCATGAGCGAGTTGCTCGATGCCGTGCCCGATGCCGCCGGCAAGCTGCACCCTTCCGGCACCTATGCCCAGTCCTGGAGCGTTGCTGAATTTGCTCGCAATGGTTATCAGGACTACCTCGGTTTTCGACCGGACTTGCTGAACGGTGTGCTGGCGTTTGTGCCTGCACTGCCGACGTCGTGGCAATCGCTTGCGGCGCGCTTGCCGTTTGGTCGCGACGAGTCGGTAACCGTGCGGGTGGAACAATCCGCAGCCGATCAGCGTTGGCGGTTTTATCCTGCGGCAAAATCGGACCGCCTGCTGCGTCTGGATTTACTGGCGACGGACCGTAGCCGGCAACGCGTCGAGTTCAGCTTGACAGGCCAGCCGCGGCAACTCGATTGGGATGGCAAGATCGCAAGCCTTGATGGTGAGCCGGTGATGACGACGCCGATCATGGCCAGTCAGGCCGACATTCTGGGGGAACTGAAAATGGCAACGCCGCGCGGCTATGAGCCAAAACAGTTTCCCGTACTGCGCGGCAAAGATGTCTTGCAACAGCTTATTCTCAAAGGAAAACAACCATGAAGCAGATCAGCGGGTCCGGTTGGCGGTCAGCAAAACCACGGCCGTTTGTGGCGGTGTTTTGCACGGTATTGATCCGCGGGTTGTTGATGACGGCATTTCCTGCGACGGCGCTGGCGGACTGGCAAGCGCTGGCGATGACGGACAAGCCGGTGGCAACGGCAGATGGTTTGATGTTGCCGGACGGTGATGCGGCGCTGACCATCACCGTGATCAACGATGCCGTGATCCGGGTACGTTATACCGACAAGCGCAAGCTGGCACTCGACCGGTCTTTTGCCGTGCTTCCCCAGAAGCCTTATCAGGGCAAACTGTCAGTGGATGTTGGCAGCAACACCTCGACGGTGCGGACACCGGCACTGCGAGTGGTGGTTCAGCACCAACCGCTGCGACTGGAATTTTTTGACCGCGACGGTCGCTCGCTGGATCAAGACGACGCTGAGCAGGGCATGGCGCGTTCGGCTGAGGTTTTCAGGGTCGCCAAACGGCTGCGCGACGACGAGCAAGTCTACGGCTTTGGTGAAAAGACCGGACGCTTGAACAAGCGTGGCATGGGGCTCGGTGGCTACCACTACACGATGTGGAACAGCGACACCTACGGCTATGACATGTCAATTGATCCGCTCTACGTTTCGGTGCCGTTTTATCTGGTGCTGCGCGAGGGGCGGGCGCACGGCATTTTTCTCGACAACAGTTTTCGCAGCAGCTTCGATGTCGGGCGCGACAGCCGGAACCGGCTGAGTTTCGGTGCCGAAGGCGGTGAGCTCAATTACTATTTCATTCACGGCCCGCATCCGAAAGACGTGGTGGCGCGGTACACCGAGCTGACCGGCCGCATGCCGATGCCGCCGCGCTGGGCGCTGGGCTTTCACCAATCGCGCTGGAGTTATTACCCGGAAGCGCGGGTCCGGTTGTTGGCGGATACCTTTCGCAGCAAGCGCATTCCGGCCGATACCTTGTGGCTGGATATCGATTATCTCGATGGCTTCAAACCGTTTGCCTGGAATCGTGAGTATTTTCCCGACCCGGCCGGGATGATTCGCGATCTGCGTCAGCAGGGATTTCGGGTCGTCACGATCGTCGATGCGCATCCCAAAAAGGAAGTGGGCTACCGGCCCTACGATGAAGGTATAGCCGGCAATCATTTCGTCAAAAATCCGGATGGCAGCGTGTTTGAAGGCCCGGTCTGGCCCGCCAATGCCAAGAAAAATCCCGGCAACAGTGTCTTTCCCGATTTCACCCGCGCGGCGACGCGAGCCTGGTGGGGTGGTCTGCATCAGGAATTGCTTGAGCAAGGTGTCGCCGGCATCTGGAATGACATGAATGAGCCGGCCGTGTGGATTCCGCCGTCGAATACCATGCCACTGAATGTTCGTCATGAAAACGACGGCGCTCCGACCGATCAACGCGAGATCCATAACGTCTATGGCCTGTTGCATACCCGCGCGACCTTCGAAGGATTGCAGCGGCTACGCCCGGAGCTGCGGCCCTTTGTTTTGACGCGGGCGAGCTTTGCCGGTGGCCAGCGCTATGCCGCCGTGTGGCCGGGGGACAACACCGCCGACTGGTCATCACTGCGGCAGTCGCTGCCGATGTTAATGGGCATGGGCCTGTCCGGATTCTCGTTTGTCGGGACCGATATTGGTGGCTTTGCCGGTTATCCGTCGCCTGAGCTCTTCACCCGC contains:
- a CDS encoding amylo-alpha-1,6-glucosidase, which codes for MGADRQQSLADDVPATTADPAGFFPDENHFFDTIAIPVSGHQQAQYVLGDNLAGYYEGYTHAFRRGVGYQMQDRTLFHGHASFVNGVLLDRTRDAERDVVLPFGHRAEYAGTTESLLLHRKQHALSLRITRSAPALLGCMPLWDLSGADYVLEQQDEVLLLLPKHQPDGALASSGMNAIPTVIALSASSPFRVEPDWKASTSTRQILSLDQASLAPRMVSTEPVTQFTVHVAFGFSREEAVQKARALAQADSWRAELGSVYRDLTRSQLWTSDAEYNRALVWAKASASAFVVEQFGHGIWAGLPWFRDNWGRDTFIALPGTLLVAGRFDEAKAVLDNFARLQLRGDLSEPNYGRIPNRVAAGQPAIYNTVDGTPWLIREALEYARYSGDEAFAETMLPLIRDYVKGVEAHWLDGNGLLQHDDADTWMDARIANQQAWSPRGNRAVEIQALWFTALEAGATLARRAGLADEAARYAAMAARVQQQFPRLFWDGERMADRVRPDDSRDLSLRPNQLLLVSIPDSAFIPEPMQARVIRNAVSGLLYPYGIASLDPQHANFHPRHENPAFHHKDAAYHNGTIWGWNAGFTVTALNKFGYQDLAWQLSRNLTDQILYLGTRGSMSELLDAVPDAAGKLHPSGTYAQSWSVAEFARNGYQDYLGFRPDLLNGVLAFVPALPTSWQSLAARLPFGRDESVTVRVEQSAADQRWRFYPAAKSDRLLRLDLLATDRSRQRVEFSLTGQPRQLDWDGKIASLDGEPVMTTPIMASQADILGELKMATPRGYEPKQFPVLRGKDVLQQLILKGKQP
- a CDS encoding glycoside hydrolase family 31 protein, which translates into the protein MKQISGSGWRSAKPRPFVAVFCTVLIRGLLMTAFPATALADWQALAMTDKPVATADGLMLPDGDAALTITVINDAVIRVRYTDKRKLALDRSFAVLPQKPYQGKLSVDVGSNTSTVRTPALRVVVQHQPLRLEFFDRDGRSLDQDDAEQGMARSAEVFRVAKRLRDDEQVYGFGEKTGRLNKRGMGLGGYHYTMWNSDTYGYDMSIDPLYVSVPFYLVLREGRAHGIFLDNSFRSSFDVGRDSRNRLSFGAEGGELNYYFIHGPHPKDVVARYTELTGRMPMPPRWALGFHQSRWSYYPEARVRLLADTFRSKRIPADTLWLDIDYLDGFKPFAWNREYFPDPAGMIRDLRQQGFRVVTIVDAHPKKEVGYRPYDEGIAGNHFVKNPDGSVFEGPVWPANAKKNPGNSVFPDFTRAATRAWWGGLHQELLEQGVAGIWNDMNEPAVWIPPSNTMPLNVRHENDGAPTDQREIHNVYGLLHTRATFEGLQRLRPELRPFVLTRASFAGGQRYAAVWPGDNTADWSSLRQSLPMLMGMGLSGFSFVGTDIGGFAGYPSPELFTRWLQAAVFAPFMRAHTEQATPDQEPWSFGAQHEAINRRAIELRYELLPQIYKVMEEASRTGVPALRPLFLEFPTDPQTWSRDDQFLFGADLLVAPVIVEGVSQRDIYLPAGDWFDYWTGALQRGGQTIRVPVSLSSLPIYVRAGAFVFHQPVVQHTGEMAGLPLQVDIYPASDSHGEWYEDDGESLAYQRGEQSRRTFRQQRDRHATTLTISASEGRYRPAARQLDLLLVGEHAGKRVLVNGKLLAQQAPNAPASVGPHWTQTERGLLIRLADDAKAMQISIQH